From a single Micromonospora pallida genomic region:
- a CDS encoding STM4011 family radical SAM protein, which translates to MNLSILYRGPLASCNYDCPYCPFAKRHDPPELLRADRDALARFTDWVEATADVRLSVLFTPWGEGLTRSWYRDAMVRLSHLAHVDRVAIQTNLAARPDWLAEADPATVALWTTYHPGQVTRERFLARCDRLRELGVRFSVGVVGLPEHLAEARALRAALPDEVYLWVNAAEGHRYDAEQEAVWTALDPLFGYSVRPHLSLGRPCHAGETAVSVNGDGTVRRCHFVAKPIGNLYDGSWRAALTPRVCPNAVCDCHIGYVHLKPLGLREVFAGGLLERIPAGWPERYR; encoded by the coding sequence GTGAACCTGTCGATCCTCTACCGGGGCCCACTGGCCAGTTGCAACTACGACTGCCCGTACTGCCCGTTCGCCAAGCGGCACGACCCGCCGGAGCTGCTGCGCGCCGACCGGGACGCCCTCGCCCGGTTCACCGACTGGGTCGAGGCGACCGCCGACGTCCGACTGTCGGTGCTGTTCACCCCGTGGGGCGAGGGGCTGACCCGAAGCTGGTACCGCGACGCCATGGTCCGCCTGTCCCACCTGGCACACGTCGACCGGGTGGCGATCCAGACCAACCTGGCCGCGCGCCCGGACTGGCTGGCCGAGGCCGACCCGGCGACCGTGGCCCTGTGGACCACCTACCACCCGGGCCAGGTGACCCGGGAACGCTTCCTGGCCCGCTGCGACCGGCTGCGGGAGCTGGGCGTGCGGTTCTCCGTCGGGGTGGTCGGGCTGCCCGAGCACCTGGCCGAGGCGCGGGCCCTGCGCGCCGCCCTGCCCGATGAGGTGTACCTGTGGGTCAACGCCGCCGAGGGGCACCGGTACGACGCCGAGCAGGAGGCGGTCTGGACGGCCCTGGACCCGCTCTTCGGCTACAGCGTGCGCCCGCACCTGTCGCTGGGGCGGCCCTGCCACGCCGGGGAGACGGCGGTGTCGGTGAACGGGGACGGGACGGTCCGGCGCTGCCACTTCGTCGCCAAGCCGATCGGCAACCTCTACGACGGCTCGTGGCGGGCCGCCCTGACCCCCCGGGTCTGCCCCAACGCGGTCTGCGACTGCCACATCGGATACGTGCACCTCAAGCCGCTCGGCCTGCGGGAGGTGTTTGCCGGCGGGCTGCTCGAACGCATCCCGGCCGGGTGGCCCGAACGCTACCGGTGA
- a CDS encoding STM4012 family radical SAM protein has product MTLDGSPYQGYLYAYPHKTAYRPLRPRPALREVWAAQPRDALFLYLHLPFCEMRCGFCNLFTRANPPAEQVSAYLRQLRRQAHRVRDALGDARFVRAAFGGGTPTYLEAGELAELFDIAEETAGGPLAGLPISVETSPATATPDRLAVLAERGVTRVSIGVQSFLDVESRAAGRPQRRAEVDRALDAIRAAGTPVLNVDLIYGIDGQTAETWRTSLETAVTWRPEELYLYPLYVRPLTGLGRRAHTRADWDAERLARYTEAVELLGAAGYRQESMRQFRRADVPTPDGPDYCCQDDGMVGLGCGARSYTTALHYSFDYAVSVSEVRAVLDDYLSRPADDFDHAEVGYHLDAAEQRRRWLIQSLLRAEGLDPVAYRKRFGSAYGDDFPELTELTWRGWATDDGSRLTAAGLARSDAIGSWLVSAPVRQAMTGYAPR; this is encoded by the coding sequence GTGACCCTCGACGGCTCGCCCTACCAGGGCTACCTCTACGCGTACCCGCACAAGACCGCGTACCGGCCGTTGCGGCCCCGTCCGGCGCTGCGGGAGGTCTGGGCGGCGCAGCCGCGTGACGCGCTCTTCCTCTACCTGCACCTGCCGTTCTGCGAGATGCGCTGCGGCTTCTGCAACCTGTTCACCCGGGCCAACCCCCCGGCCGAGCAGGTCAGCGCCTACCTGCGGCAACTACGCCGGCAGGCCCACCGGGTCCGGGACGCCCTCGGAGACGCCCGGTTCGTTAGGGCCGCGTTCGGCGGCGGCACCCCCACCTACCTCGAGGCCGGCGAGCTGGCCGAGCTGTTCGACATCGCCGAGGAGACCGCCGGCGGGCCGCTGGCCGGGCTGCCGATCTCGGTGGAGACCTCCCCGGCGACCGCCACCCCGGACCGGCTCGCCGTGCTCGCCGAGCGGGGCGTCACCCGGGTCAGCATCGGGGTGCAGAGCTTCCTCGACGTCGAGTCCCGCGCCGCCGGCCGGCCGCAGCGCCGCGCCGAGGTCGACCGGGCACTCGATGCGATCCGCGCGGCCGGCACGCCGGTGCTCAACGTCGACCTGATCTACGGCATCGACGGGCAGACCGCCGAGACCTGGCGGACCAGCCTGGAGACGGCGGTGACCTGGCGGCCGGAGGAGCTGTACCTCTACCCGCTCTACGTCCGGCCGCTGACCGGGCTGGGCCGGCGGGCGCACACCCGCGCCGACTGGGACGCCGAACGACTGGCCCGCTACACCGAGGCGGTGGAGCTGCTCGGCGCGGCCGGCTACCGACAGGAGTCGATGCGGCAGTTCCGCCGCGCCGACGTGCCGACCCCGGACGGGCCGGACTACTGCTGCCAGGATGACGGCATGGTCGGGCTGGGCTGCGGCGCCCGGTCGTACACCACCGCGCTGCACTACTCCTTCGACTACGCGGTCAGTGTCTCCGAGGTCCGGGCGGTCCTCGACGACTATCTCTCCCGCCCGGCGGACGACTTCGACCACGCCGAGGTGGGCTACCACCTCGACGCCGCCGAGCAGCGGCGACGCTGGCTGATCCAGTCGCTGCTGCGCGCCGAGGGGCTCGACCCGGTCGCGTACCGGAAACGGTTCGGCAGCGCGTACGGCGACGACTTCCCGGAGCTGACGGAGCTGACCTGGCGCGGCTGGGCGACCGACGACGGCAGCCGGCTCACCGCCGCCGGGCTGGCCCGGTCCGACGCGATCGGGTCGTGGTTGGTCTCCGCGCCGGTGCGGCAGGCGATGACGGGGTACGCGCCGCGGTGA
- a CDS encoding STM4013/SEN3800 family hydrolase: MRDLIGSHDLLLVTLDTLRFDVADELVRAGRTPTLGRVLPGGRWERRHSPASFTYAAHHAFFAGFLPTPTTPGPHERLFAAQFPGSESAGAGTWVFDAPDLPTALRAEGYHTLCLGGVGFFNLRSPLGAVLPGLFAEAYWEPEFGVTAPGCLDAQLDRLAEVVDRTPTDQPLFTFLNVAALHQPNRHYLPGADVDSRASHAAALEYVDSRLDRLFALVTGRGRPALVIMCADHGTAYGEDGHTGHRIGHEVVWTVPYAHFTLHPGDS, translated from the coding sequence GTGCGCGATCTGATCGGCTCCCACGACCTGCTGCTGGTCACCCTGGACACGCTCCGCTTCGACGTGGCCGACGAACTGGTCCGCGCCGGGCGTACCCCGACGCTGGGCCGGGTGCTGCCCGGTGGGCGGTGGGAGCGGCGGCACAGCCCGGCCAGCTTCACCTACGCCGCCCACCACGCCTTCTTCGCCGGCTTCCTGCCCACCCCCACCACCCCGGGACCGCACGAGCGCCTCTTCGCCGCCCAGTTTCCGGGCAGCGAGTCCGCCGGGGCGGGCACCTGGGTGTTCGACGCGCCCGACCTGCCCACCGCGCTGCGCGCCGAGGGCTACCACACGCTCTGTCTCGGCGGGGTGGGCTTCTTCAACCTGCGCAGCCCGCTCGGGGCGGTGCTGCCCGGGCTGTTCGCCGAGGCGTACTGGGAGCCGGAGTTCGGGGTGACCGCACCCGGCTGCCTGGACGCGCAGCTCGACCGGCTGGCCGAGGTGGTCGACCGGACGCCGACCGACCAGCCGCTGTTCACCTTCCTCAACGTGGCCGCGCTGCACCAGCCCAACCGGCACTACCTGCCCGGCGCCGACGTGGACAGCCGGGCCAGCCACGCCGCCGCGCTGGAGTACGTCGACAGCCGTCTCGACCGGCTCTTCGCGCTGGTCACCGGGCGCGGCCGACCTGCCCTCGTGATCATGTGCGCGGACCACGGCACCGCGTACGGCGAGGACGGGCACACCGGCCACCGGATCGGCCACGAGGTGGTCTGGACCGTGCCGTACGCCCACTTCACCCTTCACCCAGGAGACTCGTGA
- a CDS encoding STM4015 family protein, with amino-acid sequence MTISSHVTTFDGLPIVRFDAAAEPPADPSTVAWRVQATEYDSPSEELVGTMESLLAYVPAESIRALVIGQWGSAYDTPAPVDLLVSLAPRLTGLRALFLGEMTFEECEISWIRHGDVTGLLEAYPALEVLRVRGADGLRLRPVRHEALRELAFESGGLPAELVRAVAACDLPALTHLELWLGVDEYGGDATVADLAPVLAGERLPALRHLALCNAEIADEVAAAVATAPVVARLAVLDLSRGTMTDAGLDALLAGQPLTHLHRLDLYHHYLSEEAARRAVARLAGVRLAGVRVDVSDPQEPDEDDGEVYRYTAVGE; translated from the coding sequence GTGACCATCAGTTCCCATGTGACGACCTTCGACGGTCTGCCGATCGTCCGCTTCGATGCTGCGGCGGAGCCGCCCGCCGACCCGTCGACGGTGGCCTGGCGGGTCCAGGCGACCGAGTACGACTCGCCGTCGGAGGAACTCGTCGGGACGATGGAGTCGCTGCTGGCCTATGTGCCGGCCGAGTCGATCCGGGCGTTGGTGATCGGCCAGTGGGGAAGCGCCTACGACACGCCGGCCCCGGTCGACCTGCTGGTCTCGCTCGCGCCCCGACTGACCGGGCTGCGGGCCCTCTTCCTGGGCGAGATGACCTTCGAGGAGTGCGAGATCTCCTGGATCCGGCACGGGGACGTCACCGGGCTGCTCGAGGCGTACCCGGCGTTGGAGGTGCTGCGGGTGCGCGGCGCGGACGGCCTGCGACTGCGCCCGGTGCGGCACGAGGCCCTGCGCGAGCTGGCGTTCGAGTCCGGTGGTCTGCCGGCCGAGCTGGTCCGGGCCGTCGCCGCGTGCGACCTGCCGGCGCTGACCCACCTGGAGCTGTGGCTCGGTGTGGACGAGTACGGCGGTGACGCCACCGTGGCCGACCTCGCCCCGGTGCTGGCCGGCGAGCGGCTGCCCGCTCTACGGCACCTGGCGCTCTGCAACGCCGAGATCGCCGACGAGGTCGCCGCCGCCGTCGCCACCGCGCCGGTCGTGGCCCGGCTGGCGGTGCTCGACCTCTCCCGGGGCACGATGACCGACGCCGGGCTCGACGCGCTGCTCGCCGGGCAGCCGTTGACCCACCTGCACCGGCTCGACCTCTACCACCACTACCTCTCCGAGGAGGCCGCCCGGCGGGCCGTCGCGCGGCTCGCCGGGGTGCGGCTCGCCGGGGTGCGGGTGGACGTCTCCGACCCGCAGGAGCCCGACGAGGACGACGGCGAGGTGTACCGCTACACCGCCGTCGGGGAGTAG